One Glycine max cultivar Williams 82 chromosome 1, Glycine_max_v4.0, whole genome shotgun sequence genomic window, CCAAAGTTATGtaaattatactataaattGCAGGACCTCCGCTTTATTGCTTCAAAATCCATCACCTCtcgaatgattttttttcacattaGTGTCAGACATTTAGGCCCTGTTTGGATAAACTATTCAATATGCacttataagagaagaaaataagaaggtaaaataaattaaacttcactcaaaagttaaaatcaacttatgcacttcAACTTTTATAGAAGCTATCTTATTTAACTGCTCCAAATACtgattttaaattgtgataagttaattttaatttataggagaaacttatttcattttactctctcaaggcctcaagaggtttccttttttatttttcaaatgggttgATACTTCATATGGGGGAAAAATGCAGGCCTATGATTGAAACGTAAATTTACTATGATTTACCAGCAACAATGCCATCTCCAGTTGCTGACATATCACAAGTGAATGGGGTAATTGGGGCATCCTCCATCCCAAGAACAGCACCATCGAGCTCTTTTGTGTAGTAATGTATTTTGGAAGTTCCATTAGTCACAAATAAAACCTTAAGATTTTCATGCCAAAGTGGGGAAACCACTTCAGGTTCATAATGGACGAACTTCGACCTGGCATTATTTTTGGTGTCAAATTCTTCAGATGGTGTGATCCCACATAAGAACTCAAGTTCTTGCTTAGTGACCTCAATAATGTCTGCAAGATTCCACGCTTGCTGAATGAACATCATAGTTTCTTCACTAGAGTGCCATAGTGGTATAGGAAGGTTTAGATCATAGAAAATAACCCctccaaaatgctttgaaaTCTTGATGGCTTGTAATGTAGTTGACCTCATGTTACGATCAAGCAGGGAATGTGTATTGAAGTAGAACATTTTTGCCTGCATGACATGCATTTAAACTTTTAAAGTACTCAATAGCAGTTGGCAGCAATCTAACCTCCCAAGCAGCTAAAACCTAAAAAGTAGGAGCATAAATTATATAGAGGACCTAACACAACCTTTGGCAAGCAACCATGCCTAATAGAGCCTAGAACTAAATTATTCATGCTTTTGCCTTTTATTCAAATGCACACATGGCTGTAACTAACATGGAAACCAACAATGCACCATTTCAATGGTTGTAAACCAACACAAACAAGAGGATAAAATAGTTTAGTCTTGATTGCACTTTTGATCCTCCTACTATCGttattcacgaatttggtcTCCCTTGTTTTTTTCCCCACAAATTTAGTCCCATACTGTTTTAATTATGCAACTTTGGCCTATCTATTAACTTGATGTCCaatatttaaggaaaatattaaCATGGCAATCTACTACACATCAATGTCAGCATTCTACTGGTTTCATctaaagaagaaaaacacataCCAATGGAAGCCCAATAGCATTGCCATATCAAGTTATCAACAATGATCAGGCTAGAGTAGACCCTACAAGATACAGAGAAttctatttacttattttacatatttttctttaatggaTTTCAAGTTTCATACCTCTTTCAGCACATCAAAATTTAGCTCAGACTTTGTCAAACTATCTTCAGCACAGGGTTTTACACAACTCATTTTAAGTCGACTCCTTTTACCAACCTTCATCAGTGATACAGCTGTTGCCCTTTTACTATCAATACGTACTGATCGGGTTTGGACATTATTCGCATTCATATAGTATAGCATTGCTTGACCATAATCATCATCCGCAAGTTTTCCCATGAAAGCAACCTTGCCACCCAAGGTAGCAAGAGCAATAGCAACACTACCAGCAGAGCCCCCTGGAGCCCTAACAAATTTTTCAGGGCTCCATAAGGCATCCTTCATGCTTTCATGGATTTCATGATTTATAAGCCTATTGGCGGGTCTCCCTGAAGGCACAAAAGCATGCTGCACAGCTCCAAAGCAACAAACAAGAGGAGGCCATCCATAAGTAAAGCTAATGTCCTCTCCATCATCTTTTATCAGTTCCAAGCCACTGTCACTATCGTCCTCCACATTTTCAAGAAATGAAGGCTCATCTTGGTCACTGATTTCAGCTTCACTACCTTTATCCTCTACAATTAATTTCTCCTCTTCAGTTTTCTTTCGTCTTCTAACCTTTTTCTCT contains:
- the LOC100786248 gene encoding fructokinase-like 2, chloroplastic, which codes for MAYLSFPQFLSLPRYHMTWSYCCTSFNTVQLGKLGPGCKWGHVAMARKKASLDSSIEEEPSDNESVVEKKTTRSSKIKKTTVRTRKKTKDESPGDTDDASIEGSSAAASDDSKKTRRTRKKGASSSAGLEEKKEVKEEKKVRRRKKTEEEKLIVEDKGSEAEISDQDEPSFLENVEDDSDSGLELIKDDGEDISFTYGWPPLVCCFGAVQHAFVPSGRPANRLINHEIHESMKDALWSPEKFVRAPGGSAGSVAIALATLGGKVAFMGKLADDDYGQAMLYYMNANNVQTRSVRIDSKRATAVSLMKVGKRSRLKMSCVKPCAEDSLTKSELNFDVLKEAKMFYFNTHSLLDRNMRSTTLQAIKISKHFGGVIFYDLNLPIPLWHSSEETMMFIQQAWNLADIIEVTKQELEFLCGITPSEEFDTKNNARSKFVHYEPEVVSPLWHENLKVLFVTNGTSKIHYYTKELDGAVLGMEDAPITPFTCDMSATGDGIVAALMRMLTVQPDLLTDKGYLEHSIKYAIDCGVIDQWILGRVRGFPPHEDMEEDITPDSNGIRSISETEYRTAVGSASE